CCGGAATACGACTGCGAAAACTGCGGCGCCTGCTGCCGCTGCTTTCCGATTTTTGCCAGCGAGGCCGATGCCGAGCGCGAACCCGCGATCCGGCGTGAGACTCGACAACTGGAGTCCCACCTGGCCACCAAGGACAAAGCTTACCAAATGCACCCGCTCCCCTTTTTGGAGAGCTGTGCGTTTTTAAAAGAAGACCAGTTGTGCCGCATTTACGCCACCCGCCCGGCAGTCTGTAGGCGGTTTGAAGCCGGCAGCGCTCAATGCATCGAGGCGCGGGAACGCATGGGAGTCAGGCGCCAAGACGGATCTTAGCCGGAGGGCATTCCCGCCACTGACTCA
The nucleotide sequence above comes from Coraliomargarita algicola. Encoded proteins:
- a CDS encoding YkgJ family cysteine cluster protein translates to MPRPEYDCENCGACCRCFPIFASEADAEREPAIRRETRQLESHLATKDKAYQMHPLPFLESCAFLKEDQLCRIYATRPAVCRRFEAGSAQCIEARERMGVRRQDGS